A single window of Vicinamibacteria bacterium DNA harbors:
- the groES gene encoding co-chaperone GroES — MNVRPLHDRILVTRIDDAEEKSGGGIIIPDTAKEKPQKGKVTAVGNGKILDDGTRVALEVKKGDRVLFGKYAGTEVKIEGTEYLILREDDVLAVLSK, encoded by the coding sequence ATGAACGTCCGCCCCCTTCATGATCGTATCCTCGTGACGCGTATCGATGACGCCGAGGAGAAGTCCGGAGGTGGAATCATCATCCCCGACACCGCCAAAGAGAAGCCCCAAAAAGGAAAAGTCACCGCCGTGGGCAACGGCAAGATCCTCGACGACGGCACCCGGGTTGCGCTCGAGGTAAAAAAGGGCGACCGCGTTCTGTTCGGGAAATACGCCGGGACCGAAGTCAAGATCGAGGGGACCGAGTACCTGATTCTTCGTGAGGACGACGTTCTCGCCGTTCTGAGCAAGTGA